Below is a genomic region from Isosphaeraceae bacterium EP7.
GATTATCTCGACCTCCTGCGCCTCAGCAACGGCGGCGGCGGTCCGCTGGACGTGGAGCCGGGCTGGTTCCAGATCTGGCCGGCCGGCGATGTCTTGCCCTTGAACCGTAATCACGAAGTCCAGCAGTCCATCCCCGGCCTCATCGGCTTCGGCTCCAATGGCGGTGGCGAACTGCTCGCCTTCGACACCCGGGGCAACCCCCCCTGGAAGATTGTCATGGTCCCCTTCCTCGCGTTGCAAGACGAGGCCATCGTCTGGGTCGCGAAGGACTTCGCCCGGTTCCTGATGGCCACCGGCCGCGCCACGCCGAGGGATTGAGCCGACGAGGGGCGAGGCCGC
It encodes:
- a CDS encoding SMI1/KNR4 family protein; translated protein: MAPTAFDFEGWTNHEPPADPAEIAALRTDSGIELPEDYLDLLRLSNGGGGPLDVEPGWFQIWPAGDVLPLNRNHEVQQSIPGLIGFGSNGGGELLAFDTRGNPPWKIVMVPFLALQDEAIVWVAKDFARFLMATGRATPRD